A single window of Nicotiana sylvestris chromosome 3, ASM39365v2, whole genome shotgun sequence DNA harbors:
- the LOC138887557 gene encoding uncharacterized protein, whose amino-acid sequence MAERYFAVNQISFNKNDLPPEGAAHNEALHLTVKCEGYYVKRVMLDGGSGVDIFPHLTLQRMEIGTERIRPNNACVHAFDNIKRDTIGEIYLVLTICPVDFEVTFQVLDMDTSYNFLLGRPWIHTSGDVPSTLHQMVKFKREDQNIVVHGEDEQSIYRDPSVPCLEAREGSEHK is encoded by the coding sequence ATGGCGGAGAGGTATTTTGCAGTCAATCAAATCTCTTTCAATAAGAATGATTtgcccccggaaggggccgcACACAACGAAGCCCTTCAcctgacagttaaatgcgaggggTATTATGTGAAAAGGGTCATGCTAGATGGTGGTTCTGGGGTAGATATCTTCCCTCACTTAACTCTGCAGCGGATGGAAATTGGTACTGAGAGAATCAGACCCAACAACGCCTGTGTGCATGCCTTTGACAACATAAAGAGAGATACAATAGGCGAGATTTATCTGGTTCTGACTATCTGCCCGGTGGACttcgaggtgacctttcaggtcttggacatggatacttcctataatttcctcttgggaaggcCGTGGATTCACACATCAGGGGATgtgccttctactctccaccagatggtgaaattcaaACGTGAAGATCAAAATATTGTAGttcacggggaagatgagcaatcaatttatcgggacccgtCGGTCCCTTGTCTTGAAGCTAGAGAAGGAAGTGAACATAAATAG